In Porites lutea chromosome 7, jaPorLute2.1, whole genome shotgun sequence, a single window of DNA contains:
- the LOC140944448 gene encoding uncharacterized protein: MTWVSPLDPRVAFYGGRTGMAKCHYQAEDNEKILYEDFTSLYPTINKYGTYPIGHPHIIVNPVNQNIQDYFGIAKVDVLAPEKLLHPVLPVKLNGKLLFPLCVKCAEDQLERPWHERSNLCPYSDEERMLRSIWCTPELQKAVEKGYHIVKIHEVWHFPEDQRSHGLFAPYVNTWLKHKTEASGWPSDVETEEQKVEYVRQYEKHEGIKLDPTKIEKNPGRKQVAKLMLNSFWEKLGENEHRTQTISIQDEDVWQKIVQDETVMVKDVRIFNEDVMEVSVLKHEDACDSGGKINICIACFTTSLARLKLYAELEKLAEQVLYYDTDSVIYSYKDGDLKIPTGVFLGQMTDELDGDAITLFGSAGPKSYCYKTKGGKYKRKNKGTKSSYETNQVLNCNSMMQHIQQELSEPLERRRVMEIEIKNHFVRDNTNKTVSLTDLVKVFGVNWDKRVVEKGTGVTYPYGFVRF; encoded by the coding sequence ATGACCTGGGTTTCCCCCCTAGATCCCAGAGTGGCGTTCTATGGAGGTCGAACAGGCATGGCGAAATGCCATTACCAGGCAGAAGACAACGAGAAAATTTTATATGAAGATTTTACGAGCCTTTACCCCACCATCAACAAGTATGGGACGTATCCCATTGGGCACCCTCACATCATTGTCAACCCTGTGAACCAAAACATCCAAGATTACTTTGGAATTGCTAAAGTTGATGTCCTCGCTCCAGAAAAGTTACTACATCCAGTGCTGCCAGTAAAATTgaatggaaaattgttgtttccTCTGTGTGTAAAGTGTGCAGAGGATCAATTAGAAAGACCGTGGCATGAAAGAAGTAATTTGTGTCCTTACAGTGACGAAGAAAGAATGTTGAGAAGTATCTGGTGTACGCCAGAATTGCAGAAAGCTGTAGAGAAAGGATATCACATTGTGAAAATCCACGAAGTCTGGCACTTTCCAGAGGACCAAAGGAGTCATGGTTTATTTGCACCATATGTAAACACATGGCTCAAACACAAAACAGAAGCCAGTGGATGGCCGTCAGACGTAgaaacagaagaacaaaaagttgaGTACGTAAGACAGTACGAAAAGCACGAAGGTATTAAGCTGGATCCAACCAAAATTGAGAAAAATCCAGGGAGGAAACAAGTGGCCAAGCTTATGTTGAACAGCTTCTGGGAAAAACTGGGCGAGAACGAGCATCGCACACAAACCATTTCGATTCAGGACGAAGACGTCTGGCAGAAAATTGTACAGGATGAAACCGTTATGGTCAAAGATGTGAGAATCTTTAACGAAGATGTCATGGAAGTGAGTGTGTTGAAACACGAAGACGCCTGTGACAGCGGCGGGAAAATAAACATTTGTATTGCCTGTTTCACGACTTCGCTTGCACGTCTTAAATTGTATGCGGAATTAGAAAAGTTAGCAGAACAAGTGCTGTACTATGACACAGATTCAGTCATCTATAGTTACAAAGACGGAGACCTAAAGATCCCCACTGGGGTGTTCCTTGGTCAAATGACAGACGAACTCGACGGAGATGCCATCACACTGTTTGGATCAGCAGGACCGAAGTCCTACTGTTACAAGACGAAGGGTGGCAAGTACAAACGCAAGAATAAAGGAACCAAGAGCTCCTATGAAACCAACCAGGTATTAAACTGCAACTCCATGATGCAGCACATTCAACAGGAACTGTCAGAGCCCTTGGAACGAAGAAGAGTCAtggaaatagaaataaagaatCATTTTGTCAGAGATAACACGAATAAGACAGTCAGCTTAACAGATTTAGTCAAAGTGTTTGGTGTCAATTGGGATAAGCGAGTGGTTGAAAAAGGAACAGGGGTTACCTACCCTTATGGCTTTGTAAGGTTTTAA